From the Brassica napus cultivar Da-Ae chromosome A8, Da-Ae, whole genome shotgun sequence genome, one window contains:
- the LOC106361549 gene encoding serine/threonine-protein kinase STY46, whose protein sequence is MVVMEDNESCGSRGISDILPTSQAAIDRRERMKTEVFDEVISRLRQSDTVDTHLPGFVDDLWAHFNRLPARYALDVNVERAEDVLMHQRLLHSALDPNNRPVIQVRLVQVQPPTGNISADSISLDSLRTNEPDQASTRKSIHPPPAFGSSPNLEALALASTISHDEEEGDSSVPNNSRPLHEITFSTIDKPKLLFQLTALLAELGLNIQEAHAFSTTDGFSLDVFVVDGWPYEEVDRLRIALEKEAAKIEDQSWPMQQSFSPEKENGQTGARTVAIPTDGTDVWEINLQQLKFGHKIASGSYGDLYKGTYCSQEVAIKVLKPERLDSELEKEFAQEVFIMRKVRHKNVVQFIGACTKPPHLCIVTEFMPGGSVYDYLHKQKGVFKLPALLKVAIDICKGMNYLHQNNIIHRDLKAANLLMDEHEVVKVADFGVARVKAQTGVMTAETGTYRWMAPEVIEHKPYDHKADVFSYGIVLWELLTGKIPYEYMTPLQAAVGVVQKGLRPTIPKKTHPKMRELMERLWEKDPTLRPDFSEIIEQLQVIAKEVEEEEEEKKRSPTGGGGGIFAALRRSATHH, encoded by the exons ATGGTGGTGATGGAGGACAACGAGAGCTGCGGAAGTAGAGGGATTAGCGATATCTTACCGACGTCGCAGGCTGCCATCGACCGTCGCGAGCGCATGAAAACGGAGGTTTTCGATGAGGTTATCAGCCGTCTCCGTCAATCTGACACCGTAGACACCCATCTCCCTGGTTTCGTCGACGACCTCTGGGCTCACTTCAATCGCCTCCCCGCTCG ATATGCTTTGGATGTGAATGTAGAGAGGGCGGAAGACGTTCTCATGCACCAGAGACTTCTTCACTCCGCTCTTGATCCAAACAACAGACCTGTTATCCAAGTCCGTCTCGTCCAG GTTCAACCTCCTACGGGGAATATCTCAGCTGACTCCATTTCCTTGGACTCTCTTCGTACCAATGAAcctgatcaagcttctaccagaAAAAG CATTCATCCGCCGCCTGCATTTGGTTCATCTCCCAATCTTGAAGCACTTGCACTTGCTTCCACTATATCCCATGACGAGGAGGAGGGAGACTCCTCTGTGCCTAACAATTCACG GCCCTTGCATGAGATAACCTTTTCCACAATAGACAAGCCTAAACTCCTTTTTCAG TTAACTGCATTGCTTGCTGAGCTTGGACTCAACATTCAAGAGGCGCATGCTTTTTCTACAACTGATGGTTTCTCTCTAGATGTCTTTGTCGTTGATGGTTGGCCTTACGAG gAAGTAGACAGACTTAGAATAGCATTGGAGAAAGAAGCAGCAAAAATCGAG GACCAAAGCTGGCCTATGCAGCAGTCATTCTCTCCTGAAAAGGAAAACGGACAAACAGGTGCCAGGACGGTCGCAATACCCACTGATGGAACTGATGTTTGGGAAATCAACCTTCAACAGTTAAAATTCGGGCATAAAATAGCATCCGGTTCTTATGGAGATCT GTATAAAGGTACATATTGTAGCCAGGAAGTTGCTATCAAAGTCCTCAAGCCAGAGCGTCTAGATTCTGAGCTAGAGAAAGAGTTTGCCCAAGAAGTCTTTATTATGAG GAAAGTGCGGCACAAAAACGTCGTCCAGTTCATTGGTGCTTGCACTAAGCCACCCCATCTGTGTATTGTTACAG AATTCATGCCCGGTGGAAGTGTATATGACTATCTACACAAGCAAAAGGGCGTCTTTAAGCTTCCAGCTTTGTTAAAAGTAGCTATAGATATCTGCAAAGGGATGAACTACTTAcaccaaaataatataattcacAGAGATTTGAAGGCTGCCAACCTTCTAATGGACGAGCATGAG GTAGTTAAGGTGGCAGACTTTGGGGTAGCTAGAGTAAAAGCACAAACTGGAGTGATGACAGCTGAAACGGGAACATATCGCTGGATGGCTCCGGAGGTGATAGAACACAAGCCATATGATCACAAGGCAGACGTTTTCAGCTACGGGATTGTGCTATGGGAGTTGTTGACTGGCAAG ATTCCATATGAATACATGACGCCATTGCAGGCAGCAGTAGGGGTGGTTCAGAAG GGACTACGGCCTACGATCCCGAAGAAAACGCATCCGAAAATGAGAGAGCTAATGGAGAGATTGTGGGAGAAGGATCCAACGCTGAGACCAGACTTCTCAGAGATAATAGAGCAGCTACAAGTGATAGCCAAGGAA gtagaagaagaggaagaggagaagaaaaGATCACCAACGGGAGGAGGAGGGGGTATCTTTGCGGCCCTCAGGAGAAGTGCAACACACCATTGA
- the LOC106361550 gene encoding protein DETOXIFICATION 45, chloroplastic isoform X1, with amino-acid sequence MESTGSARLVGGNQVSLPLTTTTHHRFAKVKRQGNFQPINDVFAPQAYSLHANPHSVSPFVTRRKSQINSDCGVFKLEEEEDDSLPEVNGVHSGNSRPVDVKRELVMLSLPAIAGQAIDPLTLLMETAYIGRLGSVELGSAAVSMSIFNTISKLFNIPLLSVSTSFVAEDIAKVAAQDLAEEDMHGDRPSQGLPERRQLSSVSTALVLAIGIGIFEALALSLLSGPFLRLMGIQSTSEMFIPARQFLVLRALGAPAYVVSLALQGIFRGFKDTKTPVYCLGIGNLLAVFLFPLFIYQFKMGVAGAAISSVISQYTVTILMILLLNKRVILLPPKLGSLKFGDYLKSGGFVLGRTLSVLMTMTVATSMAARQGAFAMAAHQICMQVWLAVSMLTDALASSGQALIASSASKRDFEGVKEVTTFVLKIGVVTGIALAIVLGMSFSSIAGLFSKDPEVLQIVRKGVLFVAATQPITALAFIFDGLHYGMSDFPYAAWSMMVVGGISSAFMLYAPAGLGLSGVWVGLSMFMGFRMVAGFGRLMWKKGPWWFMHTSDKRLA; translated from the exons ATGGAGTCCACTGGTAGCGCTAGATTAGTTGGCGGGAATCAAGTTTCGCTGCCTTTAACAACAACAACTCATCATAGGTTTGCCAAAGTGAAAAGGCAAGGCAACTTTCAACCGATAAATGACGTCTTTGCCCCTCAAGCATACTCCCTTCACGCCAATCCACACTCGGTGTCTCCGTTTGTGACTCGCCGGAAGAGCCAGATTAACTCTGACTGTGGTGTTTTCAAgttggaggaggaagaagatgactCACTCCC GGAGGTGAATGGTGTTCACAGTGGAAACTCACGTCCTGTGGATGTCAAACGAGAACTCGTGATGCTCTCTCTTCCTGCCATTGCTGGACAGGCTATTGATCCTTTGACGCTCCTCATGGAGACTGCTTACATTGGCAGgcttg GATCTGTAGAGCTGGGTTCGGCTGCCGTTTCTATGTCCATCTTTAATACCATATCTAAGCTCTTCAACATTCCTCTCCTCAGCGTTTCCACTTCTTTTGTCGCTGAAGATATCGCTAAGGTTGCCGCTCAAGATTTAGCCGAAG AGGATATGCACGGTGACAGACCTTCTCAAGGTTTACCAGAAAGGAGGCAGTTGTCTTCAGTGTCAACAGCGCTAGTGTTAGCCATTGGAATTGGCATCTTTGAGGCACTTGCGCTGTCTTTGTTATCTGGACCTTTTTTAAGGTTAATGGGTATACAATCT ACGTCTGAAATGTTCATTCCTGCGCGGCAGTTTCTTGTCCTTAGAGCACTTGGTGCCCCTGCTTATGTGGTCTCTTTAGCTCTTCAAGGCATTTTCCGTGGATTCAAGGATACTAAAACTCCAGTCTACTGTTTAG GTATTGGTAATTTGCTGGCTGTGTTTCTGTTCCCTTTGTTTATCTACCAGTTCAAGATGGGTGTAGCTGGGGCAGCAATATCTAGCGTTATATCCCA GTACACTGTGACCATTTTAATGATTTTGCTTCTCAACAAAAGAGTCATACTGCTTCCTCCAAAGTTGGGTTCACTAAAGTTTGGCGATTACCTAAAATCTG GGGGATTTGTTCTTGGAAGGACTCTATCAGTGCTCATGACCATGACTGTTGCCACATCAATGGCGGCTCGTCAAGGAGCTTTTGCTATGGCAGCACATCAGATATGTATGCAAGTTTGGTTGGCCGTATCTATGCTTACGGATGCACTAGCTTCATCTGGACAG GCCTTAATCGCGAGTTCTGCGTCCAAGAGAGACTTTGAAGGTGTGAAAGAGGTTACAACTTTCGTTCTGAAG ATAGGAGTTGTGACAGGCATTGCGCTGGCTATTGTGTTGGGGATGTCATTCAGTTCAATAGCTGGTTTGTTCTCCAAAGACCCTGAAGTTCTGCAGATTGTGAGAAAGGGTGTATTG TTTGTAGCGGCAACTCAACCAATCACAGCGCTAGCGTTTATATTTGATGGACTGCACTATGGGATGTCGGACTTCCCTTACGCAGCTTGGTCGATGATGGTGGTGGGAGGAATATCATCAGCGTTCATGCTGTATGCACCAGCAGGGTTGGGGCTAAGTGGAGTGTGGGTGGGGCTGAGTATGTTCATGGGGTTTAGGATGGTGGCTGGATTCGGCAG ATTAATGTGGAAGAAGGGACCATGGTGGTTCATGCATACAAGTGACAAg CGTCTTGCTTAA
- the LOC106361548 gene encoding DDB1- and CUL4-associated factor 8 isoform X1: MSRRPNKRQRSSDHSVVRIWERELGQLPNRSFSNRFSASEHLLNRLGLHKKLQEHTGCVNTVSFNADGDILVSGSDDRQVILWDWDTATVKLSFDSGHCNNIFQAKFMPFSDDRSIVTSSADGQVRYSKILESGQVETCMLGIHQGQVHKLAIEPGSPFSFYTCGEDGVVKHFDLRTRVATNLFTCKEAKYNLIVYLNAIAVDPRNPGLLAVAGMDEYARVYDIRSYRSETWYNYSEPVDHFCPAHLIGSDHVGITGLAYSDQSELLASYTDEFIYLFSPGMGMGPNPPSSSETDTETETETETEVRKTIQPQVYKEHSNRETVKGVGFFGPKCEYVVSGSDCGRIFIWRKKDGELLRAMEADKHVVNCIESHPHMPLMASSGIETDIKIWTPGGTEELGSPRTAEQASVSGNSRWFMFYDEEGDDHASGYYVADCDDDDEEEEDEDDSDDESSDDDESAEEEGDSDVDVEIRKDNDDDDEDQG, from the exons ATGAGTAGACGGCCGAACAAAAGGCAGAGGAGCAGCGACCATTCCGTGGTGAGAATCTGGGAAAGGGAGCTGGGTCAGCTGCCCAATCGTAGTTTCTCCAATCGTTTCTCAGCCTCTGAG cATCTATTAAACCGACTTGGTCTCCACAAGAAGCTCCAAGAGCATACGGGCTGTGTCAACACTGTAAGCTTCAATGCCGATGGAGATATCCTTGTGTCTGGTTCTGATGACAGGCAGGTTATACTCTGGGATTGGGATACTGCCACTGTCAAGCTCTCTTTCGATTCTGGCCATTGCAACAATATTTTCCAAGCCAAGTTCATGCCTTTCTCTGACGATCGCAGCATTGTCACCTCTTCTGCTGATGGACAG GTTCGCTATTCGAAAATTCTAGAGTCGGGACAAGTAGAGACTTGTATGTTGGGTATACATCAAGGACAGGTCCACAAGTTGGCTATTGAGCCTGGTAGTCCTTTCTCATTCTACACTTGTGGTGAGGATGGCGTTGTAAAGCAT TTTGATCTTAGGACACGGGTGGCTACAAATCTTTTCACTTGTAAAGAAGCAAAGTACAATTTAATTGTCTACTTGAATGCAATTGCAGTTGATCCGAGGAACCCTGGTCTTCTTGCCGTGGCTGGAATGGATGAGTATGCTCGTGTCTATGACATTCGTAGCTACCGCTCCGAGACTTGGTATAATTATTCCGAACCCGTAGACCACTTTTGTCCTGCTCATTTGATTGGAAGCGACCATGTGGGAATAACAGGCCTGGCGTACTCAGATCAAAGCGAGCTCCTTGCTTCATATACCGACGAGTTCATCTATCTTTTCAGCCCTGGTATGGGGATGGGCCCGAATCCCCCTTCTTCATCTGAGACTGATACTGAGACTGAGACTGAGACTGAGACTGAGGTGAGGAAGACGATACAGCCGCAGGTTTACAAAGAGCACAGTAACCGGGAAACAGTCAAAGGTGTGGGCTTTTTTGGACCCAAGTGTGAGTATGTTGTCAGTGGTTCGGACTGTGGCAGAATATTTATTTGGAGGAAGAAAGATGGAGAGCTTCTTCGTGCCATGGAAGCAGATAAACATGTTGTCAACTGTATAGAGTCTCATCCTCACATGCCACTCATGGCTAGTAGTGGAATCGAGACTGACATCAAAATATGGACTCCTGGAGGAACTGAGGAACTCGGTTCGCCTAGAACTGCTGAACAG GCCTCGGTTTCTGGTAACTCTCGTTGGTTCATGTTTTATGATGAAGAGGGGGATGATCATGCAAGCGGGTATTATGTGGCCGattgtgatgatgatgacgaggaggaggaagatgaagatgattctGATGATGAGAGTTCAGATGATGATGAGAGTGCAGAAGAGGAGGGGGATAGTGATGTCGACGTTGAGATTAGGaaggataatgatgatgatgatgaggaccAAGGATGA
- the LOC106361548 gene encoding DDB1- and CUL4-associated factor 8 isoform X2: protein MSRRPNKRQRSSDHSVVRIWERELGQLPNRSFSNRFSASEHLLNRLGLHKKLQEHTGCVNTVSFNADGDILVSGSDDRQVILWDWDTATVKLSFDSGHCNNIFQAKFMPFSDDRSIVTSSADGQVRYSKILESGQVETCMLGIHQGQVHKLAIEPGSPFSFYTCGEDGVVKHLIRGTLVFLPWLEWMSMLVSMTFVATAPRLGLAYSDQSELLASYTDEFIYLFSPGMGMGPNPPSSSETDTETETETETEVRKTIQPQVYKEHSNRETVKGVGFFGPKCEYVVSGSDCGRIFIWRKKDGELLRAMEADKHVVNCIESHPHMPLMASSGIETDIKIWTPGGTEELGSPRTAEQASVSGNSRWFMFYDEEGDDHASGYYVADCDDDDEEEEDEDDSDDESSDDDESAEEEGDSDVDVEIRKDNDDDDEDQG from the exons ATGAGTAGACGGCCGAACAAAAGGCAGAGGAGCAGCGACCATTCCGTGGTGAGAATCTGGGAAAGGGAGCTGGGTCAGCTGCCCAATCGTAGTTTCTCCAATCGTTTCTCAGCCTCTGAG cATCTATTAAACCGACTTGGTCTCCACAAGAAGCTCCAAGAGCATACGGGCTGTGTCAACACTGTAAGCTTCAATGCCGATGGAGATATCCTTGTGTCTGGTTCTGATGACAGGCAGGTTATACTCTGGGATTGGGATACTGCCACTGTCAAGCTCTCTTTCGATTCTGGCCATTGCAACAATATTTTCCAAGCCAAGTTCATGCCTTTCTCTGACGATCGCAGCATTGTCACCTCTTCTGCTGATGGACAG GTTCGCTATTCGAAAATTCTAGAGTCGGGACAAGTAGAGACTTGTATGTTGGGTATACATCAAGGACAGGTCCACAAGTTGGCTATTGAGCCTGGTAGTCCTTTCTCATTCTACACTTGTGGTGAGGATGGCGTTGTAAAGCAT TTGATCCGAGGAACCCTGGTCTTCTTGCCGTGGCTGGAATGGATGAGTATGCTCGTGTCTATGACATTCGTAGCTACCGCTCCGAGACTTG GCCTGGCGTACTCAGATCAAAGCGAGCTCCTTGCTTCATATACCGACGAGTTCATCTATCTTTTCAGCCCTGGTATGGGGATGGGCCCGAATCCCCCTTCTTCATCTGAGACTGATACTGAGACTGAGACTGAGACTGAGACTGAGGTGAGGAAGACGATACAGCCGCAGGTTTACAAAGAGCACAGTAACCGGGAAACAGTCAAAGGTGTGGGCTTTTTTGGACCCAAGTGTGAGTATGTTGTCAGTGGTTCGGACTGTGGCAGAATATTTATTTGGAGGAAGAAAGATGGAGAGCTTCTTCGTGCCATGGAAGCAGATAAACATGTTGTCAACTGTATAGAGTCTCATCCTCACATGCCACTCATGGCTAGTAGTGGAATCGAGACTGACATCAAAATATGGACTCCTGGAGGAACTGAGGAACTCGGTTCGCCTAGAACTGCTGAACAG GCCTCGGTTTCTGGTAACTCTCGTTGGTTCATGTTTTATGATGAAGAGGGGGATGATCATGCAAGCGGGTATTATGTGGCCGattgtgatgatgatgacgaggaggaggaagatgaagatgattctGATGATGAGAGTTCAGATGATGATGAGAGTGCAGAAGAGGAGGGGGATAGTGATGTCGACGTTGAGATTAGGaaggataatgatgatgatgatgaggaccAAGGATGA
- the LOC106361550 gene encoding protein DETOXIFICATION 45, chloroplastic isoform X2 — MLSLPAIAGQAIDPLTLLMETAYIGRLGSVELGSAAVSMSIFNTISKLFNIPLLSVSTSFVAEDIAKVAAQDLAEEDMHGDRPSQGLPERRQLSSVSTALVLAIGIGIFEALALSLLSGPFLRLMGIQSTSEMFIPARQFLVLRALGAPAYVVSLALQGIFRGFKDTKTPVYCLGIGNLLAVFLFPLFIYQFKMGVAGAAISSVISQYTVTILMILLLNKRVILLPPKLGSLKFGDYLKSGGFVLGRTLSVLMTMTVATSMAARQGAFAMAAHQICMQVWLAVSMLTDALASSGQALIASSASKRDFEGVKEVTTFVLKIGVVTGIALAIVLGMSFSSIAGLFSKDPEVLQIVRKGVLFVAATQPITALAFIFDGLHYGMSDFPYAAWSMMVVGGISSAFMLYAPAGLGLSGVWVGLSMFMGFRMVAGFGRLMWKKGPWWFMHTSDKRLA, encoded by the exons ATGCTCTCTCTTCCTGCCATTGCTGGACAGGCTATTGATCCTTTGACGCTCCTCATGGAGACTGCTTACATTGGCAGgcttg GATCTGTAGAGCTGGGTTCGGCTGCCGTTTCTATGTCCATCTTTAATACCATATCTAAGCTCTTCAACATTCCTCTCCTCAGCGTTTCCACTTCTTTTGTCGCTGAAGATATCGCTAAGGTTGCCGCTCAAGATTTAGCCGAAG AGGATATGCACGGTGACAGACCTTCTCAAGGTTTACCAGAAAGGAGGCAGTTGTCTTCAGTGTCAACAGCGCTAGTGTTAGCCATTGGAATTGGCATCTTTGAGGCACTTGCGCTGTCTTTGTTATCTGGACCTTTTTTAAGGTTAATGGGTATACAATCT ACGTCTGAAATGTTCATTCCTGCGCGGCAGTTTCTTGTCCTTAGAGCACTTGGTGCCCCTGCTTATGTGGTCTCTTTAGCTCTTCAAGGCATTTTCCGTGGATTCAAGGATACTAAAACTCCAGTCTACTGTTTAG GTATTGGTAATTTGCTGGCTGTGTTTCTGTTCCCTTTGTTTATCTACCAGTTCAAGATGGGTGTAGCTGGGGCAGCAATATCTAGCGTTATATCCCA GTACACTGTGACCATTTTAATGATTTTGCTTCTCAACAAAAGAGTCATACTGCTTCCTCCAAAGTTGGGTTCACTAAAGTTTGGCGATTACCTAAAATCTG GGGGATTTGTTCTTGGAAGGACTCTATCAGTGCTCATGACCATGACTGTTGCCACATCAATGGCGGCTCGTCAAGGAGCTTTTGCTATGGCAGCACATCAGATATGTATGCAAGTTTGGTTGGCCGTATCTATGCTTACGGATGCACTAGCTTCATCTGGACAG GCCTTAATCGCGAGTTCTGCGTCCAAGAGAGACTTTGAAGGTGTGAAAGAGGTTACAACTTTCGTTCTGAAG ATAGGAGTTGTGACAGGCATTGCGCTGGCTATTGTGTTGGGGATGTCATTCAGTTCAATAGCTGGTTTGTTCTCCAAAGACCCTGAAGTTCTGCAGATTGTGAGAAAGGGTGTATTG TTTGTAGCGGCAACTCAACCAATCACAGCGCTAGCGTTTATATTTGATGGACTGCACTATGGGATGTCGGACTTCCCTTACGCAGCTTGGTCGATGATGGTGGTGGGAGGAATATCATCAGCGTTCATGCTGTATGCACCAGCAGGGTTGGGGCTAAGTGGAGTGTGGGTGGGGCTGAGTATGTTCATGGGGTTTAGGATGGTGGCTGGATTCGGCAG ATTAATGTGGAAGAAGGGACCATGGTGGTTCATGCATACAAGTGACAAg CGTCTTGCTTAA